CTCTCGTGTGACGTCACGCAAGTGTTGGTGGTTTTGCGCCAATAAAAACGCAGACAGCTTAATCATTATGCGAAGGAAGCCCCGCCCCCACATTTGTGTCGCCCCAAAGTACCTTCTTATCTGCCCTGACCGAACATATAGGATCAGCTGAGTGTGTGCTGCACACTTCTGCATTATATGTTGGGAATAAAACTAAGCATATTTTCAATAATCATTCAATAAAAAATTATGTGTACAATGTCTTTTTCAAGAATATTGTGCTTATGATAAAATCCAAAGTGATCCTCTAGCCTACATGTGATTAATGAATGAAGAAAAACAAAGTGAGCTCTTCTTCAAATGTACTACAATGAGAAAACAGTGTTTGGAGTTTGCTGTAGGCCTAGTTCATGTGTTGCATTCACAGGATGTTTTTGCTCCCTAATTTATTTCAAGGCAATACACAGACACCTTTTATTTATGAGAATTCACAATAAATAACATTTCAAAATATATTAACTAAAATATTAACTAAAATGAGACAAGATTTACAGGAGCCAAAGAAAACGTTTAATGTGTAACGGAGAACTATAATGTCTTGGTGATGCTTTAAATAATACTGTACTTAACAGTTTACAGGAAAGCGATCTGACATGTATCACTTGTATCTCTAAAAGGCAGCTTCACTTTAGTAGCTGACcatcatacatactgtacacttcATTAATAACTTATTGTATCCTTCAGTGCTGATTTTAGTTTACAATATACTACCAAAACCCTCTACTTAACAGTCCTTAGACTACAGACTGTGGTCCTAAAATTGTTGATGTGTTTGTGGTACATATCCATTGTTTGTGTATAAAAATGATCACGTGATAAATATATTTAGTATAAAAATAAagtgtttaaaaataaaaactaaaTTGAAGGAATATTGAAAATTCCTCTTCATGTAACATTCAGTGGATTGATTCTTCATATACAGTTTGACTTCCAACTGCTCCAGTCTCTTCCTGTATCCTCAGTGGATTGATTCTTCATATACAGTTTGACTTCCAACTGCTCCAGTCTCTTCCTGTATCCTCAGTGGATTGATTCTTCATATACAGTTTGACTTCCAACTGCTCCAGTCTCTTCCTGTATCCTCAGTGGATTGATTCTTCATATACAGCTTGACTTCCAACTGCTCCAGTCTCTTCCTGCTCCTCAGTAGCGTTGGTAAATCAGCTAACAAAAGCAAGGACTACGTGTTTAGTACTGTGTACTTGTCCTAAAGTCAATGTAATACTACTACCAGAGGTACCActaaccctgtctgtccctcATTGCAGTATATATGGAGCTCTTGTTCAGCTACCAGTTTATTCATCCGTGCTGACAATGTGAAGAACAGTTCATTGCCCCTTCAGCATTGTATCTTGTCAGGACttcacctctatccctctatccaaCACCAAGAAGCCATAGTGGTTCACTTCAGTTGTTCACCTCTTCTCCCAAGCCCACCCCCACCACAGTGTCCAGTTTAATCATAGTAATATAATacaaatatatgccatttagcagacgctcttatccaaagtgacttacattCATGCTTGTATACATTTTACGTGTGGGTGGCCCTGTGAATTAAATCCACAATCCTGGCATTACAGGCACCATGCTCCACCAACTGAACCATCCAGTTCCTACAGCCCATATACATTGTCATTAGCATGTGGCTAATGGCTAGTACTAGTGGTACTGGCAGCCCTTGGCTATTGGATGTGACGGTGTCTTCTCAGTGTGTTCTCCCCGGGTGGCTGACCAGAGCAGAGGCAGACTAAAGAGGAAGATGATGCCAAGGCTGAGGGTGACACTCAGCAGTGCCGCCCCCAGTGTGTTGGTGAAGGTGATGGGCAGAGAGTACGTGAGGAGCCACGGGCGTCGCGTCACCATGTCCTGCTCAATGGCCTCCATCTGGAAATGAGTGCCGATTATGCCGAACACGTGGAACAGTTGGTGGCTGTGACCTGCAGAGGGTGCAAAAGGACTGTGGTTAAATacctacagtagtagtggtacagGAGAGGTACGAAGCAGAACTCAACGAGGAGAACTGTAACTGGCCAGCAACAGAGGAACTGGCCTCCACAGCATAAGGGGGAAACAGGAAGGCACAGTGAGACCCAGAGGCAGTGATATAAAGAATACTATGTTGTTATAATGCTACATATGTCATACCACTAATGTCAAGCCAGTGTTGATCAGTATCCACTGTATTACAACAAGTCTTGCACAATACAGTGACAAATCATTCTGAAATGAATCAAACAAGCAGCCTTTCCAGATAGACCATATGCACTTTGACCTATGTAGTCGAAGCTGCCGGGGGCCAGGCGCTCTGGTAGGTGTGTGGCGAAGAGGAATGCGGTCAGGAAGGCCAGGGCGATGTGGGTGTGGTGGAGGGGGTTGGTGTTGTTGTCAGTGCAGCCCTCACCCACACAGAGGAAGAGCTGTCAAAACACAGTAGAATGTATTATCCTCACGTCACGTGACAGGCTACATCACAGTCATACTCCACATGGCTGTTGAACCAAGATAGCATGGTACAGGTGTAGGATATTCATTTGATCACCCGGTTGTTGCAGGACATTTCCTATACAGCAGGAAACAccaacttgtagtgtatttgagctttaaatttttttttaacaTTGGTAATTTACAGTTCAAAATTTCAGACTTGATATGCCCCAACTTAAAACGTATCAACCcatacaaaaatgtccatgaattataatctaTAATTATAATCAACatttctgttgctgcaggattattttactgctgtgagaaagtggtcaaattaagatccaataGCTGTGCATACAGAATTTCAGAACTGTTCATGAATACTTAAATGTACACCTTCATTCCACTGACTTGACCATAATTATACCATTAACCAGACAACAAAGTGTACAGAGCTTGCTAGGTTTCAAAAGATATAGTCGTACAATAATCAGAGAAACTAGCTTCAGCTCATTTTCCTCCCTAGTCCCACGATCTGGCAAAAAAACGATAAAAACATCACATGAATCAAACATTGACACAGTACACTTCAATAATACAAACACTGTTCTATACTTTAACTTTTCCTCAGGCACAGAAGGTGCGTCTGTCACACAGAGGGGTGAGAAATGTAATGACTCACCCTGTAGAAGAGAGGAATGTTGTCGAACAGGTAGGGTAATGCGAAAGCTAGAATGCGGAGACATTTGCCAAACTTTGGGCTCTTACACTCTGAGAATCTGAAGGAAAAAACAGTTATGGTTGTTTTATCAGCCATCACAATGAGCCAAATCCATGCACATTCATTATACACTGCAAATAAGTATGGATTTTAATGAATCAACGTCTGCCATCTCTTTGTTCCCCATCTCTGTGCATTAAGGATAGATGAATAGAAGATGCTCTTAACAGCATCTTGGGATCAAAATATTGCATTACTGTTGCATGGTTGTTCAAATGATTAGAAACCCATTTCCCGTTATCGAATTTGGCAATAAACTGTAGCCTTTATGAACTTGCTCCCAAATAGACACTTTTTCAGTGCATTTTTGTATCTAGCATGAACTCATCTTGTTTAAATATTACACAGGACATTTTCCTGGTTTTATATTCCAGCACAAATcacttacagtgcatttggagagTATTGAGACCACTGGACTTCTtctgtttaagaatgatggaggccactgtgttcttggggaccttcaatgctgcagaaatgttttggtacccttccccagatctgtgcctcgacaccatcctgtctcggagctctacggacaattccttcaacctcatggcttgatttttgctctgacctgcactgtcaactgtgggaccttaaatagacatgTGCTTTTCCACATcttatccaatcaattgaatttgccacaggcagtcttcaatcaagttgtagaaacatctcaaggaggatcaatggaaacaggatgcacatgagctcaatttctagtctaaTAGCAAAAcgtctttttttttaaaggctgtaacgtaacaaatgtgggaaaagtcaaggggtctgaatgctttccgaacaCACGGCTTTAATTCAATTCACTCACCTGCTCTCCTTACCTTCCACACAATCATAACTGCTGAGTCATTGTCAGATCAGACTAGCAAAATTGATTCTGTTTTTGTAGCTTTGAAACACATTCCAGTGTAAATGAAGCCAACTCCCTCTTCACATAAAGAACACACGATCTGTTGCTAACTACTGTACATGTCTTCCCTCTCCTTACTACCTCTTCCAAATAAAACCACACTTGATAGTCTATCTATGGAGTGACGAGGCCTACATGTTTTTTTGTTAGCTCACACACACATCATTGAAAAGGGAGGTGCATAGTGCCACTAATATTTCAAGGGCAACTCCGCCACTTTTCAACCTCttattcattatctccagcaccgaaccagtgtctacatatgtgaaaatggaAATCATGCGTTTGATGTATTTGACACCATTCCACCCATTCTTCTCCAGCCACTActatgagcccatcctccccaattatggtgccaccaacctcctgtgatagacAGTGAGTTAGGTTAGCAGTAGCACACTGAGTTAGGTTAGCAGTAGCACAGGGAGTTAGGTTAGCAGTAGCACACTGAGTTAGGTTGAGTTAGGTTAGCAGTAGCACAGGGAGTTAGGTTAGCAGTAGCACACTGAGTTAGGTTAGCAGTAGCACAGTGAGTTAGGTTAGCAGTAGCACACTGAGTTAGGTTAGCAGTAGCACAGGGAGTTAGGTTAGCAGTAGCACAGGGAGTTAGGTTAGCAGTAGCACAGTGAGTTAGGTTAGCAGTAGCACAGGGAGTTAGGTTAGCAGTAGCACACTGAGTTAGGTTAGCAGTAGCACAGGGAGTTAGGTTAGCAGTAGCACAGGGAGTTAGGTTAGCAGTAGCACAGTGAGTTAGGTTAGCAGTAGCACAGGGAGTTAGGTTAGCAGTAGCACAGGGAGTTAGGTTAGCAGTAGCACACTGAGTTAGGTTAGCAGTAGCACAGCAGTTGACAGATAGCAAAAGAAAACGCATGACTAACGGAGATGACATGATGTTTACCTTTTTATGATGTCATGGTTATATTGGATATATGGTAAACCAAGCCTTAGcagaaaagaggagggagaagcaTTGTGAGACTGCCATCAAGCAGAGAATACTCAGTAATAATTATGAAGAAAGGTAGGCAAACCAGTCAGTGTGCGTTTTAACAACAATGTGTAGGCTTAGTGTACGATGACAAG
This window of the Oncorhynchus keta strain PuntledgeMale-10-30-2019 unplaced genomic scaffold, Oket_V2 Un_contig_8017_pilon_pilon, whole genome shotgun sequence genome carries:
- the LOC127926643 gene encoding membrane progestin receptor gamma-B-like — encoded protein: MLSLIKLPRVFTINQVPKVFHEDSIISGYRHPRSSATDCILSLFQLTNETLNIWTHFLPTWYFLWKLLTVVLKEYFLWAADVWSDSFTWPLLVFLMSCCVYPLASSCAHTFSTMSTRARHICFFFDYGALSLYSLGSAITYSAYVIPDKWVNSSFHQYYIPIAVVNTVICTALACYSRLGLPYIQYNHDIIKRFSECKSPKFGKCLRILAFALPYLFDNIPLFYRLFLCVGEGCTDNNTNPLHHTHIALAFLTAFLFATHLPERLAPGSFDYIGHSHQLFHVFGIIGTHFQMEAIEQDMVTRRPWLLTYSLPITFTNTLGAALLSVTLSLGIIFLFSLPLLWSATRGEHTEKTPSHPIAKGCQYH